The following coding sequences lie in one Equus przewalskii isolate Varuska chromosome 25, EquPr2, whole genome shotgun sequence genomic window:
- the C25H14orf132 gene encoding uncharacterized protein C14orf132 homolog, with translation MDLSFMAAQLPMMGGAFMDSPNEDFSTEYSLFNSSTNVHAASNGPGQPEEPPRSSNDAVLLWIAIIATLGNIVVVGVVYAFTF, from the coding sequence CTGCCCATGATGGGAGGAGCCTTCATGGACTCGCCCAATGAGGACTTCAGCACCGAGTACTCCCTCTTTAACTCCTCCACCAACGTCCATGCAGCCTCCAACGGCCCAGGCCAGCCGGAGGAGCCTCCGCGGTCCTCCAACGACGCCGTCTTGCTCTGGATTGCCATCATAGCGACGCTGGGGAACAttgtggtggtgggggtggtgtaCGCCTTCACCTTCTGA